gttttttttttcataggaCTCTAGAGTTATTTACGGTTACATTACTGCTAGGGTGGTTTTAAGGATTTCATAAATCTCAATCTGATTTTCAAAGAATCTCTGTACAGCGTAAAAATTCTCAGGTTACTCAAAATATGCTTTAGATTAACAGGTAGTGGTGCACAACTACAGTCAGGATTCctttaaaaactgtgaaattcTCCTTTAGTTCTGCACCATTAGAATTGCTAAGAGACAGATGCTAGTTAGCATCTACTTCTTAGCACGCTAGCAACTGTGTAGCATGCTAGCTACTGACTGTTAGCCAGTTGCAGTATTCTTGCAGTGCTTACAAATTGTTTGTGTCCTGGCCTGTCCATTACTGTCTCTGTTTTCTACCTTGTGCCCAAATTTGGACaaaatatggagaaaaaaaagttaatttcatCAACTTTGGGTGTGTCAGTGAGTGTATCacaatcgttttttttttttttttcaaacttaatGGTCCTCAGACTGTGCTATATGTTCAGTgctctatgtatgtatgtatatgtgccCTCAAATGGTCATCTGACTTTAGGCTTAATAAATCAGCAATTAGTATAGACTCCCCCGATGTGTCAGGTACGTCAAACATTCTGCATGCTGAGGCAAATGTTCATCAAAgcagacagagcatctgcacAGTGTAACTTGAGCTTGAGTAATGTAGTCAGGTCATTTTTAAGGCAGTGTTGTATGTGCAGGACATGTGAAGTTTCTGAGTCATGATTGTccaacttcttctttttttgagcATTCCCAAAACTCAGCCTGGGTCAGCTGGAGCTCATGTTTCATAGGGCTATACTATCAGATGTAAAAAATGGCGACGCTGGAATGCTGCTTATCTTCATACACCATCGCAGTGCAAGGCAGATATGCATTATCTTAACAGGGCAGGGATAAAACAACAATCTCTATTTGTGAAACGCATTGGGGCCTACTGCAAAACACGACAATTCAGGCATATCTTGTCAGGGGAAACAGTTGGATTGGAAAGTAAGGCAgtgtaaaaatcaacaaaagagCATTCACTTAAACcacaataacatttattttttagactgcCTCATTTTTGTAACAGTACAGTACAGTTAGCTACTCCATATAAGATATTAACTGCTCATAATGTGTCAACAGAACCCCACTCCAATTTTTACAATTACAGAGCATAAAATGTTGACACAATAAAGCATCTTTATGTGTATATGAAGTTAACAGAATAGTACAAGTAAGTATttgccaggggccagaatggGTGACATCAAATCCTATCTGAAAATGTGGGCTTAGGACAAATGTTACTACAGTAACGAGTGCGAAACTGACAGTATTACGTCCTCATTTGGTCGCCTGTGCTGTACCCTAAAGCATGTAAAAAAGGAGATTTGATTATTGTTGACaggttatttaaaatgttgctttaaatgatttgaaatggtGTTCTTTTCTGTATACACACAGGGGATTAACTCATGCTAATGGATTCCTGTTTTTGTCTCACTGCTCATCAGACTACCAGCGTTTGATGATGGTGGCAGAGGGCATCAGCACTTTGCTGTTCCCATTTCAGTGGCAGCACATCTATCTGCCCATCATTTCTACAccactgcatcacctcctcgaTGCCCCAGTGCCTTTCCTGATGGGCATTCAGCGTAGAGACGGAGCTCAACGATCCTCCCTCCACCTTCCGCATGAGGTAAAAAGGGTGCTTACATTCATGTCTGTTGAACTTGTTCACCTGTTGGGACTTTATAAACACAAAGCTCTGAgtatttattgtgattttatgcaGTGGACCTTTAAAGTCCCACATAATTCTGAAGTGGAAGGGAACTTATTCCatttttatatacttttttcCACAAAGGAAATCTGGAAAATGTAATGCCTTGCATTCAGCCGCTTGAATTGTTTTATGCGTCTACCACAGGGGTGTCagacatacggcccgcgggccggatccggcccgccgaacaatttagtccggccctgtggctaaatgcattatcattataaaaaaaaaaaaaaaaaaaatgtattattattattttttttccagtgtcctgtctggcaatgtggcaataagatgccacaaagagctcatcagatttgactttcacaagtgcacaagataaaaggaagagaatgataaaaacaattattgaaaaaaacatgtactttgtttaattgaaaatatgcagttcctatattgtccacgaggggcgctgtgttttaattagcagattaagcttcaggtgtggaaaaattcaaataatttcttaatttttatctgtttgatgtattttgtcatgcaggacagtgtttttaagttccaaaaaatgtgaataaatgtttttcaacattgtataatcactgtgatcagttcttatgcataatgcataagtaaatgtttaactgagtaaaaattgcacatacttttcttaaaaacgctgaggttattcataatatattatgtaaaagtgaaattaacttaatataaaaatcaacaagtccacatttattagttctatttaatcttgcaatgagtttactcgtgtggccctcttgagattagattaagctgaatgcggcccctcaaccaaaatgagtttgacacccctggtctaccATGTTTGCACATATAGAGACAAAGGtttaagccccgccccttttttgttgttgcaaaatAGCTCATAGTCAAATTAGATGGACAAGCCTGGTGAGCCTTTGCAGGCTCTaaaacaggtttccttccatGTCCATCTTTCCTTCAACACTTTGCTGATCCAGCATTTCTGtcccagctgaagaaaaacacccccacagcataatgctgccaccaaaaTGCCACATTTGGTTTTTCATTACAAATTGTTGTTCAAGctcagattggatgaagaagAGTTTGCCATGGATTTCTTATCCTAATGCTTGGATGATTTTAGAGGTTAAATTTGGCTGAATAGTAATACGTGACACCcttttgctggtgaagattctccgTCATCCAGGTCACGGTCATTCCATGGtctctttttgaattgagaaagcttcctggataggaagccaaacgtcttcaaactacagaaaataagtccagttgctttgtttttttactctttttggagTGAcacccttttcagatttttattattaataaccACTGAAAACCATATATCACCATTGTGCCTTTAACGTGAAAAggtatgaaaaaaaatgaaaaggcaCAAATTAAACTATAGATAGAGAGAAGTAGCTAATACATTTGCTTGTGTTGAGGCACAATTTCAGGATACAGATATATGCATAGGGATCTAGAGATGTTTAGGCATTCTGGAAGCCCATTTTTGCCCCCTCCCCCCAGCCTGTGATTAGCTCTGTACAATCCCTCAGAGCTGTCCTCAATTCACATCCACGCTTGCATCCAAGATGGCTTTATGCTGCATGAATGTCTCCCTGAATCCTGTTTGAAGTCGTTCTGGCCCAGAAAGGAGGCCGCGGTAAGACCGCTCCGGGGCGATGAAAGCAGAAATGAAGAGCTGGGCAAATCCATAATAATGGGCTTTGCTGAATAATTGATGGAAATGAGaaactgcactttttttttttaaccattattCATATGAATATGgttgtttttgaattttgaGTGTTGGCGCAAACAAATTTGCGTTATCACTGAATTAGAAACATGCTTCCCTGTTTATATAATAGTTAAAACTGAAGACCGGGTGGATGATGCTGCAGATAGCTGACTGCAGCTGGCAGCTCTTCAGTGCATCTCCTCACATCTCAGAGGGTTTATACTGTCAGTCGCAGGTCACCGCTGAAGGTTGCATTGCTGCTGACTGCTGCTTGCAGAGGCAGTTTTTTAAAATCCCGGCCCGTCTATTCTTACACTTTACGAAAGATGCTCTCAGCAGATTTATGAATTTTATCACACAGGTTTCTAATTGTTAGAGACCGACAGAAATGTTTCCCACAGTGTCTCTTGTTGCAAAGATAAACCCTCAAATGATAAAATCCTTGTAACAAGAATGGAATAATGACATTTCTTCATCTCACAGCCTAATTGGAGCTCAGCCACGTTATCTACATGATATAAATCTGACTGGGTAAACCCATTATGCTGACTGAGGAgctatgctttgtttttctgctccGCAGGCCAACCTGTGTTTCGTGGACATTGACAACCACTGCGTGGAAGCCCCAGAGGACCTTCCCCTGTTCCCGAATCAGACCGAGCTCACACAGGAGCTGAGTGAGGTGCTGATGAGTTTTGGACTCCCTCCACGGGGAGGAGTGGCGGCGAAGACCACCACGAGTTCCACCTCGGCCTCCCCGCGACTGAGCAGCTTGGTGCTGGAGGACCTGATGGAGGACAGGAGGAATGGCAACCTCGGAGGAGAGGAGCTGGAGGTGCTGGAAAGGCTCCAGGCTCTGGCAAGGAGATGTGGAGGAGGAAAAGTCTCGGAGGGAGGGAAGACGCTGGGACACGTGttccaggaggaggaagaagagttGAAGGCTGCAAAGTTAAATGTTCAGCTGAGGGAGGTGTTTGCCGTCCGTTTCGCCGCCATCTTTGGCAGGTATGAGGACTTTATAGTCAACAGCGCTATGGATTTGGACTCGTGGTTGAGCAATAGAGATGGGACCTGCAGCTTTGACAAGGTATTTCAGCTGATATCTCTGGAAACTCTGCTAAAACAAATACGTATGTCTCTTTTACTTCCATATGAAGAAAAAGCTCAAATCTCAATGCCTTAATTGTTGCTTTAGGGTTCCTTCCTCTCAGTTCAGCCAGCGACCCACTTGCACTTCTTGTCCCGATTCCTGGAGACCTCCatgttttcctcctttgtgGATGGGAAGGTTGTATCCCGCTGGGTGGACAGGGAGCCGCTGCAGCAACTGTTTGACAGCCGCATGGAGCGAGATCGACTGTACGACATAAGCGACGAGGAGTCCCGGAACCGTCCTTACAGAAAATGCACCACCCTCTTTGAGTCAGGTACTCAAATACTTCATGTTCACAGCTTATTCTCTTAGAATAACCGTTCTTGCACACTGTGCATTACAAAGTAACTCcatttttgtcactttacatCCAAAAACTGTACCATATTTTATGGGTCATACCAACACAAAGCAATGAATTATTGTCAAGTTAAGGGACAtaatacatgttttatttttatttatttatgtgcaaattaaaatctgaaaagtgtggcagatACATGCTTTCAGCCCCCTGGGTTACTACTTTGCAGAACCCCATATTGCTGAAATTACAGCTGTCAGTCTTTTGGGACATGTCCCTTCTGGCTTTATGCATGTAGAGAATAAAATAGTTCAGTCAAATTGGATGGAGAGACCTTGCACCAGTATCTCAAAtgaatttaggtctgaactttgactaggctatTCTGATGCATGcttatgctttgatctaagctATTCCGTGCCAACTCTGGCTGTTTTTTAATCCTGCACGAAGGTGACCCTCCAACCCACTCTCAGGTCTTGCAGAGTCTAAGAGGTTTACTCCCAGGATTGCCATGTATTGatctttttacatatttctgtttattctgcccATCTCCCTTGCCCCATCATCCTCAAATCGATGCTGGCACCACCCTGTTTCACCATCAGGATGGTATGTTAATTTAGGCAAACATAAGGGATTTCTTTCTCAATGGCTTTCTTGCTTCTCTTCCCAAAAGAAGGAATATTTTTTGGACTAATTTGCACGACTAATGGTGGTCCTGTCAACAtaatctcccacctgagcttttGATCTCTGCACCTCCTCTAAAGCTACAATGTGCTTCattgctgtttatctgaatattttacTACTTTCCCAGATTTCCAGTTTAGGTGGCTACGGCTCTCTAAGTTTGCAGTTGTGGTATAGTCTTTACTCGTCTGGGTGATGAGATGCTCAAAGCTTTGgatgttttataacctaatcctgctttaaattCCTTCACATCTTCTTCCCTGACCTCTCTGCGGTGTTCCTGggttttcatgatgctgtttgtactctaaaaaaaaaacctctgaggacttcacagagcagctggatttatactaaatTAGTCTCAGGTGGATTCTCTTTACTCCTTTTATTCAGAATTATTAGTGTAAAGGAGGCTGAATGCAAACCCTTTGCCACAATTCTCAGATTTTTATCTGTAGAACATTTTTGAAAGCCATATACTCTGTTGCTTTCACTTTACAAAtgtgtgctactttgtgtgGGCCTGTCActtgaaatcccaataaaatgcattgaagtttgttgttgGAATGTGGCAAAAATGGGTTAAACGTAAAGAGCCTGAGTTGCCGTTTTTACCCGTCCTTTGGCTCGATATTAGTGGGATGTATGGGTTAGAAACAGCAAGCAGGAGTACCaaagtgttttcattttatatctttgaagcactaaaaaaaacagaaaaatcctAGTACAACTGAAATTGGTGTACTGATTCTTTTGTTCGTCCTTTTTACCATTATTGCTTAAGATGGTATAACCAGagcaatgcatttattttacagtaaaacctGCTTCAAACTCAACAACTTGTTTCAACCTTGCTGCACAAACTGCACAGCTTTTTTATTCTCATTCCTACATCGaagatgttttttccccccccccccccccttgcttTCCTGTTACAGTTGGTGACGAagctgttttctctctttctgtccTCACAGCTCAGGCCATCGAGCGCAGGCTGCTGAAGACCGACCACACGGCCATACACCCCCACCTGCTGGACATGAGGATCGGGCAGGGTCGGCATCACCCGGGATACTTCCCTAAGCTGCAGGCCGACGTGCTTGCACaagcacacaacacacacaagtGAGCCTTTGGTTTCTGCTGGCTATCTCATATTCCCATCTGTACAACTTTAACAATGAGCTAAAAAGATTTGATCTATAGCAACAAAGTAAGTTCAGATCTTAAGAGACAACATAATTGTGTGTGTACGCCACATTCTTAGCATGTAATAGGACTATATTGGCAGTGATGTGTTTTTAAGGCACGCTTAGcctaaaaacaaatgcacacataTCTATTTCGATTAATTTGGTCTCTCCAGGTATTCCAGCCGCATCACAGCTTCGCGCAGGACTGAACCCAGAAAGACGACGGTTGGCGAACACTCTGGAGCGGACAGTGAACCCAAACAGGTATCAGCGTGTGTTGAAGCACACAGGTACACGTACGGACCTCTGAAGCTTCATtatttagtcctttttttttttttttttttttaaactcaataGAAACACAACTTTACAAGGAGAACCATCAGACAGTCAAAACTCCTCGACCCGTCACCTCAAGCCGTCTCTCAGACTCACAGAGAGTTTGTTGATGGGCTTTTGAGCGAGTGTCGTCTGAAGGTGAGTGCTCTCATCCTCCACACGGATAGTTGATCATTTTAAGACAACACATCAAAGGCTGatggatcccccccccccccaccccttttttTGCTACGCTTTTCAGACGAAGCGGATGCTGATGGAGCGGATGGGCAAAGAGTGTGTGGAGCTGGGTCAGGGAGAAGCCAACATCACTGGCCTTCAGGAAAACACCCTCATCCACGGTTTGTGCGACCTGCTGGAGAGGACCTGGGGCCACGGCATGCAGATCAAACAGGTGAGACGTATAATCTAAACTGACCTCCTCAAACACGACACATCTCGCAGAGGTTTGATGGCGGCGAATGTGTTTGTGATGGGCAGGGAAAGTCTGCGATCTGGTCCCATCTGCTGCACTGCCAGGCTGCTCAGGAGAAGATGGAAGCACCAGCTGATGTACCAGGTTAAAGAGGCAGAGCTTTGCTGGTTTccctttatgtgtgtgtgtgcaaataaTGAATCAAGAAGTTAATTAAacctttgttttctgtgtttttgttcaggATCTAACTGTTTGGACCAGAGGCTGTCTGATGATGGAACTTTACTCCCAAGAGGGTCGTTAATTCAGGACATGaggtgattaaaaacaaagattttatcATCAGAAAGAAATCCTGGAACTTGTTCATACCTCTCATActtatctttgttttttacttttcaggTTTATCCAAACTATGAGAGACGATCTGTCTGAGGTGGGCCAGGCCAGAGCTTGGATCCATCTGGCTCTGGAGAAGAAAATGCTGTCCCAACACCTCAAAGAGCTGCTGACAAACCAGGAGCTGCTCAGGTCCGAATTTATTTCTCTTCATTAGACAGGGGTGTAACGGTACAGGTTTTCATACTAAATCATCACGGAGCAGTTGTCATTCATGGATGCATGGAGTCAGAATAACAACACATCagagtttttaaagtttttgttaGGTGCCACAAAGCACTCCTTGCCAAACTAGTGGAAAATGGCTGCAATGAAGACACGTAGGAGGCTCAACACCCacctgcttgtttttttgtttagctgAGTTTGATCACAGAGTTTAGGTTTGTGGTGGCACAGCAACAGTGATGAGGGAAGGGGATAAATACGGTAATTCCACTTTGCATATAATTGTCAATTTTATATATCATATAAcataatgtttgcttttagcttGTGGATTGGCATATAGAGCTGTTTAATAAGCACCGCTAACAAACAGTAAACCGTTAAAACCAGCCCATAAACTTCTaaaccaataaaacaaacaaagcctAGATAGAAAGATGTGTTATTAtaagagattttaaaaaagccAGAGAAGATGTCGGTCCTATGTACTGCGGCAGATCAGTCCAGAGTTTAAGACCAGCTACAGAGAAGACCCGGTCCCCTCTCAGCTTGCGCTTGGATCTTGGTGACGGTAACAGCAAAAGGTCAGCTGACCTAAGAGAACGAGAAAAAAGCTCAGAGGGCGAGGCCatttaaagacttaaaaacaaataaaagaatccTAAAATAGACAAGTGGTCAGTTAAATGAACCAAAATCTGGTGCTCGAACCTTGTACCATGTAATGCTGAAAAAGAGTAAGTCTAGACCCTTTCAAGTAAGAAAGCTTATAAAGTTTGGCAAATGGCACACATATATACACTTGTTTGATTTATAGTCAAACTGAAGGATTTAGTTTGTAGTTTTTACTTTCATGTTCAATTATTAACTAAACAAAATtgttatatacacacacacacacatatatatatatatatatatatatatatatatatatatatatatatatatatatatatatatatatatatatatatatatatatatatatatacacacaaacacatgcacacgGTAAATAAGGTTTATTCTGGTTTTCTTGCTTGTAAAAGTTTAAGAAAAGGGCATATAGTTTGCAGCCTAGTGACAACATAActtgtaacaaaacaaaaatacttggTGTCCCATTAGTGTTTTCTGCTGGAGAAATGTTGTGCAGATACTGCATAAAACACatagaaaacatgttgaaaCTAGACAACTTGTTAAAAGCTGCTGTGAAGGGCATAAAAAAGCCATCAGGCTCTATAACAGCAGGTTGCAGACTCCTGCATTAAATAAACACCACCAGGTTCTTAGCAGGTGTCACCTAGTGGTCAAACATTGCCACACCAGGTCAGTGATTGTTAACATTAAAGCCTGTTTATTTTGTACTTCCTCACTGAAATTGGTTATTTTCAATGCTCTGCGATAGAGTTAATGAAAcaaatttttttcagtttgtttttttgttacggTTTGAGTAAAAAATGGAAATCTATCAAGTTGTAAACTTGGCCTAGAAGAAGTTATAACCGGCTACTTTGATGCTTTTGCATGcgtctcttttcttttccatatgaACCGTGAGCCAAAAACTGGGCTACCTGCAGAGCCTTTGTTTGGTTGTACTGTTGCTTTCTTACTGTCAAggtgttcttgttttattttcccctgCATCTTGTTTGACAGGGATTTTGTCATCTCTTGCTCCCCTTGCAGGCAGCTGTATAAACCTCATGCGTTCTTGCTCTGCGAGGAAGAGCGAGAGCAGTTTCTCTACCACCTGCTCTCCCTCAACACTGTGGACTACCTTTGTTTTACGCGCACCTTCACCTCCATCAGTAAGTCCTGCAAATCCGACCAGCAAAATTGGCAGAATTTACCTGGGGTCTTGTCACACTGAAAGGCACAGAAAGAGACTATTATTAAGCTTGGGTGGTGTTTAGCAACATGCGTCcccaccactgagctatattatacactggagtgctaatcgcccgctgttagaacaagtcgctttgaagccaccagccgccatattggtactccctattttcccccagtaactagggaatatgtgcgctacagcatcgaataacgaggattttctcatgttcagagggggcttaaaacttttaaaatgtcaaatgccatatacttttatgttatgtactaaaactatgaagtactgagaaagtcatgtgctgaaatattttgcattttattaatttaaatatacatatatataacatttataaatatataaataacaatatacaaaaacatatatatccatccatccattttccaaaccgcttctccctcatggggtcgcggggggtgctggtgcctatctccagcgttcactgggcaagaggcggggtgcaccctggacaggtcgacagtctgtcgcagggcaacacagagagacaaacaggacaaacagccattcacacacacacttacacctaaggagaatttggagaagccaattaacctaacagtcatgtttttggactgtgggaggaagccggagtacccggagagaacccacgcatgcacagggagaacatgcaaactccatgcagaaagacccagggtgtactcgaacccaggaccttcttgctgcaagtcaacagcgctacccactgcaccactgtgcagcccttgcACCACTGTACAgcccaatatatatatatatatatatattatatatatatatatatattatatatatatctatatatatctaattatatctataatatatatatatactatatatatatatattattatatatatatatatatatattatatatactatatgtaatatatatatatatatatgtatattatatatctatactgatttatttatcttattatatatatatcttatttATCTATCTACTATACCTATTTTAAtactatatgtatatttaatatgaataacatgtaaatatttcagcacctaatttcctagtagttgatagtacatccactgactgtagaattacctgtgaaacgttttcacacagccagaaaactgcttgttgttgcaaccaaatcctatgggattctgtgagagtagggagtagcaagatggcggccagtgacttcagtttttcggcaaaatcagcactccagtgtattatatagctcagtggtccccACCCATTTGGCTTTATTGCCATGCCTTTCAGCCAGTGTCACGTTTGGAGTCTCAAATCTATTTTAATGCTGTAAATATTGTATTGTGATGCGtgtaaaaacacattcaaatcCTTTCGGTGTCCTTCTTGTTTCCTTCTTTAGGTATTCCGTATCGTGTCGTTATAATTCCCATGAAGAAGCTGAGCATTGCCATGGCGACGGTTAACCCCTGGGTGTGTGTGTCAGGAGAGCTGGGCGATTCAGGAGTTAGACAGATCCCAAAGAATGCGCAGGAAATCTTTTTCCAGGTTTGTGCTCACCCCGTCTTCAAAACCACCTGCAAAATCAAATCGTGTGCACTGGCTGTAAAGATAAGAGTTCAAGATAAACTGTTCCATAAATATTCTAAGAGATGTGAAGCATCAGTATGTGTCTGGGCACTGAGCCACATTGTTACGCTGCTTCTCTGGCTACAGAGAGAACGGTTTGAGTAAAACCATCTACATAAAAGGTTTCTTAAAAGTTAAGAAACCACTTCCATAAGGTACTCGCTTCAGAAACATCAAATCAAGAACTAAgagactcaaaaacagcttctttaccaaagctgtgagggctattgGCCCCTGCTGAGCAGTTTGTGGTCCGCTACATGTTACAATCACACTGTAATGCCTGTTTGCATTACAGTGTGATTTAGAATACTCTAAATTCTCTGGGAACGTctgattgcacagttctgtaaatgaaggctTAAGATTACTGCACAGAATTAACTGTGGACCTGAGTGTTTAATTTAGGGAGTGTTTAGTGATTAATTCAGAAAATTCACCATGGTAGCACATGGTGCCAATAAAGAGTCTTGACTCtttattcttgattcttgaaatgCTACAGGTTTGTGATCCTTTTCAAGTCAGGCTCACTGAGAGACAtgcaaatttttttctttctgtgtgttttagtcCACGTTGTATTTTACTGTGCATTTGTTATTAATTGGAAGCTGTTTTATGTTCCGCTGTTAAAGTTTGCATGCTGTTTTACTTGGACAAGTAGGTTTTAATGCAAGCATTTTCAACACTCACCAAAAGTACAATTTGCTTCTAAGACAAGAAAAGTTtagcttaaatgtttttttcaggcTTTCTTGTTCAGTGCTTTAGATCTTGGAGTGTGAAAATTGTCCTCAGAATGACGGACGGAGAGGGTTTCCTT
This genomic stretch from Fundulus heteroclitus isolate FHET01 chromosome 2, MU-UCD_Fhet_4.1, whole genome shotgun sequence harbors:
- the LOC105935582 gene encoding DENN domain-containing protein 5B — protein: MSGTAAATGGSASCRFAHYFVVCGVDTETGLEPDDGAGESFEQSPIRRSFKSKVLVHYPENTDRNPFNRDAVNMLCLPRGLSFRTQADSLDPQFHSFTIASDDGTRSYGFVHTFYEEVTSPQIITAMQTLYQMHHVEHHSASSASSPSSSTSSSASTPSTSSMDSLASSLEESDAESLASGVSGCVGCVGSFDAARDTLYVSKALCLITPLPFLQASRQFLSQLHQAVTSQTAPPLPLESYVYNILYEVPLPPPGRSLRFHGVQGPIVCQRPGPGELPLGDYPLGEAFSLLGVDNMVKLLTCALLETQVLLYSKDYQRLMMVAEGISTLLFPFQWQHIYLPIISTPLHHLLDAPVPFLMGIQRRDGAQRSSLHLPHEANLCFVDIDNHCVEAPEDLPLFPNQTELTQELSEVLMSFGLPPRGGVAAKTTTSSTSASPRLSSLVLEDLMEDRRNGNLGGEELEVLERLQALARRCGGGKVSEGGKTLGHVFQEEEEELKAAKLNVQLREVFAVRFAAIFGRYEDFIVNSAMDLDSWLSNRDGTCSFDKGSFLSVQPATHLHFLSRFLETSMFSSFVDGKVVSRWVDREPLQQLFDSRMERDRLYDISDEESRNRPYRKCTTLFESAQAIERRLLKTDHTAIHPHLLDMRIGQGRHHPGYFPKLQADVLAQAHNTHKYSSRITASRRTEPRKTTVGEHSGADSEPKQKHNFTRRTIRQSKLLDPSPQAVSQTHREFVDGLLSECRLKTKRMLMERMGKECVELGQGEANITGLQENTLIHGLCDLLERTWGHGMQIKQGKSAIWSHLLHCQAAQEKMEAPADVPGSNCLDQRLSDDGTLLPRGSLIQDMRFIQTMRDDLSEVGQARAWIHLALEKKMLSQHLKELLTNQELLRQLYKPHAFLLCEEEREQFLYHLLSLNTVDYLCFTRTFTSISIPYRVVIIPMKKLSIAMATVNPWVCVSGELGDSGVRQIPKNAQEIFFQCKNLGRLSTLQLGVQENSGLLAKCLIDCVVVYNEITGHTYKFPCGRWLGKGVGDGSLERVLIGQLVSPGAEEEAGRWSGTPPELPSPSQSVRTVLGSLSGRSRMHSAEVQEDLREAANNLVKHFHKPEQERGNLTVLLCGEGGLVLALEKFLLQGFRSSRLFQRNVFVWDFVEKAVLCMETNDQMGDLHGSTLPRGPPCDSLCRYVHAINSSPRNIGKEGKFQLFVCLGIRDRLLSQWFPLLAECPLTARTYEDGALLRDRAALHSLCRILQTLNGFSITLEAALVKGVEL